Proteins from one Mustela erminea isolate mMusErm1 chromosome 20, mMusErm1.Pri, whole genome shotgun sequence genomic window:
- the UNKL gene encoding putative E3 ubiquitin-protein ligase UNKL isoform X10, with amino-acid sequence MLVFNSVHCARCPCVSFDPEGPRGLLNVLCHVRIRGLPGQLLSSSPRISHQGPSLDLHLHDVGLPALDRELEEHDSADLGPAGPRSLGGSVPVTVPGCPPRSPSLHSSSSLSTSPLSSLSQSLSGPLVSSAMTPPQQPPALRSEPGALGPSAASYSSLGLNGVPGSIWDFVSGSFSPSPSPILNSGPAPPASTSPSGAELARVRRQLDEAKRKIRQWEESWQQVKQACDAWQREAQEAKERALAADSARQLALQKKEEVEAQFRRLQEELEGRGLRRCADLGAVPLPQLHSLQSRLRLDLEAVDGVIFQLRAKQCAVCRERARGAVLQPCQHRVLCESCAAGAPPCPYCEGQPLPW; translated from the exons ATGCTGGTCTTTAATTCTGTGCACTGTGCTCGTTGTCCCTGTGTGTCCTTTGACCCTGAAGGACCGCGTGGCCTCCTGAATGTGCTGTGTCACGTCAGGATCCGGGGATTGCCAGGGCAGTTACTCAGCAGCTCTCCGCGGATTTCTCACCAAG GTCCTTCTCTGGACCTTCATCTCCATGACGTTGGCCTCCCCGCCCTAGACAGAGAGCTGGAAGAGCATGACAGCGCCGACCTGGGCCCGGCAG GTCCAAGGTCACTGGGGGGCTCGGTGCCTGTCACCGTCCCGGGCTGCCCCCCCCGCTCCCCGTCCCTGCACTCATCCTCGTCGCTGTCCACCTCCCCGCTCAGCTCGCTGTCCCAGTCCCTGTCGGGGCCTCTCGTCTCCTCGGCCATGACGCCCCCCCAGCAGCCGCCGGCCCTCAGGTCGGAGCCCGGGGCGCTGGGCCCCTCCGCCGCATCCTACAGCTCCTTAG GCTTGAACGGCGTCCCTGGGAGCATCTGGGACTTTGTTTCTGGCAGCTTCTCACCCAGTCCATCCCCCATCCTGAACAGCGGCCCTGCCCCGCCGGCAAGCACGAGTCCCAGCGGTGCTGAGCTGGCACGTGTCCGGCGGCAGCTGGACGAGGCCAAGAGGAAGATCCGGCAGTGGGAGGAGTCCTGGCAACAGGTGAAGCAG GCCTGTGACGCATGGCAGCGGGAGGCGCAGGAGGCGAAGGAGCGGGCCCTGGCGGCAGACAGCGCGCGGCAGCTGGCGCtgcagaagaaggaggaggtggaggcccAGTTCCGGCGGCTGCAGGAAGAGCTGGAGGGCCGCGGGTTGCGGCGCTGTGCCGACCTGGGCGCCGTCCCTCTGCCCCAGCTGCACTCGCTGCAGAGTCGGCTGCGCCTGGACTTGGAAGCCGTGGACGGG GTGATCTTCCAGCTGCGAGCCAAGCAGTGCGCCGTGTGCCGGGAGCGCGCCCGTGGTGCCGTCCTCCAGCCCTGCCAGCACCGCGTGCTCTGCGAGTCGTGCGCTGCGGGCGCGCCCCCCTGCCCCTACTGTGAGGGCCAGCCCCTCCCATGGTGA